The Pieris napi chromosome 11, ilPieNapi1.2, whole genome shotgun sequence DNA segment aataaaactaatttaccAGTTATTGCGTATGTTCATGGTGGTGCATATCAAACCGGTCATGCAAATCGGCTGACTCCAAAGCACGTAGTTCACAATAAAGATGTAATTGTGGCTTCATTCAACTATCGATTAGGAGCGCATGGATTTTTATGTCTgggtacaaaaaatatacccGGAAATGCTGGGATGAAAGATCAAGTAGCATTTTTACGATGgttgcaaaaaaatatagctTCATTTGGTGGCAATCCTAACGATGTCACAATTTACGGCAATAGTGCTGGCTCAAGGTCTGTTGATCTTTTAATGATTTCAAAAGCAACTAATggtctttttaaaaaatttataggaGATAGCGGTGGAAGCCTCAGTGATCAAACTGTGCAGGTCAACCCTCTACAAAATGCCAAGTCATTTGCACAAATGCTGAAATTCGATGATGTTGATGATATTAATGCCTTAGAAACCTTTTACCTAAATGCTTCTTATGAAGTTTTGACTTCAATAGACACAACAGTcttaaaagattatttatttacaccgTGTGTCGAGCGTGATGTTGGTGATGAAGTTGTGCTTGATAAAAGTCCATTTGACATTCTTAAAAGCGGAGAATATGCACAGGTACCTATGCTATATGGCTTTACAGAGATGGAGGGTACATATCGGCTACCAACATTTCAAGATTGGAAAGAAGAAATGAACATAAACTTTTCCTCGTTTTTGCCTGCTGATCTTCAATTTCCCTCAGAAAATGAAAAAGAAGAAATAACAAAGAAAGTTGAAGAATATTATCTTGGTAAAGACAAAATAAGCgaagcaaatattttattattcgtaAATTACTTTACGGATACAATGTACGTTCATCCAATACTTAGAGCTATACAGTTACATTTAGAAGCgggacataaaaatatttactcgTATGAATACTCATTTACTTCTCCAGAATCACCAAAAATTGATTATACAGATATTCCGGCATCCACTCATAGTAGTCAAACTACTATGTTCTTTGATTCAGAGATGGAACATGAACGATCCGACGAATATAAGGAAATGAAAAGAATTATCAGGGAAATGTATACCAATTTTGCAAAATTTGGGTACGTAAAAGTATATTAATCAGTCGTAATTTTTACCtgatatatttaatcatttaatgcattaacgataaatattaaataattttttttttaaattaaagttataaacaattttacagAGAACCGTGTCCACATGGAAGTTCTTTACCATACTGGCCTTCTATTACCAAAGAAAACATTCAGATAATGTCATTGAACCAAACATTAGAAATGAAACCGCTACAGCACCGGGCGACATTTTGGGATGATGTTTATGCTAAATACTATAGAAATCCAAGTTCCCCGACAGTTTCGGTTTAACCAAAACTTACCTGCGTAGAGATCACCTATGAATTAAACTATAAGTAATATAAGTTTATCTTCAAGCTGTTGTTTCATATAAAAGAAGCGCTTATAATTCAGTAAGCTAtgatagtatatattttatgctaTGTGAATATTATCAAGTCTATTATCTAATCAGACccaaaatttatcaaatatttataaaaaaaatactctttgAAAATCAT contains these protein-coding regions:
- the LOC125053918 gene encoding juvenile hormone esterase-like → MLLRWSVVLFVSFVLANEEPSLLVKIQQGPVKGYKLPNFDVFAFYGIPYATAPTGVNRFRGPLPPPTWDEPFEATENNIICPQNNNHFQTFDGMQVLENCLVATIYVPNTNKTNLPVIAYVHGGAYQTGHANRLTPKHVVHNKDVIVASFNYRLGAHGFLCLGTKNIPGNAGMKDQVAFLRWLQKNIASFGGNPNDVTIYGNSAGSRSVDLLMISKATNGLFKKFIGDSGGSLSDQTVQVNPLQNAKSFAQMLKFDDVDDINALETFYLNASYEVLTSIDTTVLKDYLFTPCVERDVGDEVVLDKSPFDILKSGEYAQVPMLYGFTEMEGTYRLPTFQDWKEEMNINFSSFLPADLQFPSENEKEEITKKVEEYYLGKDKISEANILLFVNYFTDTMYVHPILRAIQLHLEAGHKNIYSYEYSFTSPESPKIDYTDIPASTHSSQTTMFFDSEMEHERSDEYKEMKRIIREMYTNFAKFGEPCPHGSSLPYWPSITKENIQIMSLNQTLEMKPLQHRATFWDDVYAKYYRNPSSPTVSV